aaaaaaaaaactagccgggcgaggtggcgggcgcctgtagtcccagctactcgggaggctgaggccggagaatggcgtgaacccgggaggcggagcttgcagtgagctgcgatccggccactgcactccagcctgggcgacagagcgagactcccgtctcaaaaaaaaaaaaaatagaaaatagaaaacgaACACCACTCACGCTAACAAGATAAACCATTCGTTATGTAAGATGAAGAGCGAATATGAAGTCCACACAAAGAAAGTCTACCCTCGGCCTCCCCCTCGGCTCCCTCACCCCATGCTGTGAGATCACTGATCACTCATGGCTGcgctggggctgggcagggtctctctgtctctgtctctctgtctctgtctgcctctgtctctctgtctctgtctctccctctctctctttttgtctctctgtctctctctgtctctccctctctgtctctttctgtctctgtctctctttgtctctgtctctctgtctctccctctgtctttctgtctctctctgtctctccctctctctccctctgtctgtgtctgtctctctctgtctctatctctccctctctctgtctctgtctctccctctccctctctctgtctctttatgtctctccctctctgtctctctctccctctctctgtctctccctctctctgtctctctctctctccctctctctgtctctgtctttccctctctctgtttctgtctttctcatctctgtctctccctctctgtgtctctctctgtctctccctctctctgtctctgtctctttaatccccttgattattatttttcttaaattcctcATATCTCACGTGCATTCAGGGGAAAGGTGGAGCTCTGGCCACAGCCTATAGCCGCCTGCTGGGGAAGCCACAGCAGGTCAGGACTCGGTCAGTGACCCCACTTCCAACTCAAGACCAGTCAGAGGAACCCAAATATGGATGCccacctcccccatccccattGCAGGGGCAGCCCAGCCCCAGCAGTGTCCTCCGCACATGAGCAGTCCCTGCACCCACACCTCTGCCTGCAGCTGGGCAGCCTCCCCGCTCCCAGCACTCCCTCCTGTCTTCCCTGCCACTGTGTCAGCATCACAAAGTCAGGAACTGATTTTGCCTCCCTCACAGGAAGTAAAAGGTCAAAGGTCTCAGATGCCCCTCTCACGTGATCCTGGAGCCCCGATCCCAGACAAATGAGTCATGTCAACACTTTCCAAGATGAATGGCCACATCCCCAGCCATCGGGCAAGCTTAGTAAGCCGTGTTTCCGGTCATATCCAGCCTATTCAATATAactttgtttagagacagggccttgctctgttgcccaggctggagtgcagtggaacaatcgcagcttgctgcagcctcaacctcctgggctcgagtgatcctcccaactcagcctctgagtagctggaatgacaggtgtgagccactgtgcctgttctaaatatactttttaatgtaaCTACATAAAAGCTAAATTGAATCAcaactataacttttttttttttgagatggagtctcgctctgtcacccaggctggagtgcagtggcgcgatttcagctcactgcaaactccacctcctgggttcacgtcattctcctgcctcagcctcccgagtagctgggaccacaggcacccgccaccatgcccggctaatttttttttgtttttagtagagacggggtttcactgtgttagccaggttggtcttgatctcctgacctcgtgattcacctgtctcagcctcccaaagtgttgggattacaggtgtgagccactgcgcccggcctataacttttttaaatttgaagtttACAGTATCTTTCCTGTACTTGGAAccaggaaaaacatttttctggtCTCAAACCTTTTCACAGGCCCTTGCAAAGTTCACAGCCCTCGTTTCCAAATGGAGCACGATGTGCCCGACAGATCAAAGGGCCCTGCTCAGCCCAGGAACAGGCAGCTGCCTGTGCTGGGAAAGTCCAGTGTCTAAAAGGTCACAGGTCACACCGTTTGCAGCAGTGTTTTTCACGACGGCCAGAGGGTGGACGAATGTGTTATGTAACCCCTGCCCCGAATGTGGTATGTATGTGCAATGGGACGTCAGTGGCCCTGGAAATGGAAGGCAGCTCGGACCCGGAGGCCACACAGTCACCCTGAGGACCTGATGCTGAGGGAATGAGCCCCTCACAGAAGTTCAGATACCGTTTGAGCCCATGTGTGAGGTCCCCAGGGTCGTCAAACCCACAGAGACAGGCAGTGCAATGGTGGTGCCCGGGGCGGGTGGGGTGGATGTTGGTGTTTAACGGGGTGGGTTGACATTTGGGAAGATATAAAGCTCTGCAGATGGATGGCAGTGGCAGCTACACAGCAACGTCAACCTgcttcatgccactgaactgtgcacttaaaaatcattaacatggcctgggtgcggtggctcatgcctctaatcccagcacttcgggaggccaaggctggcaatcacctgaggtcgggagttcaaaatcagcctgaccaacatgatgaaacccgtctctactaaaaacacaaaattagccgggtatggtggctcatccctgtagtcccagctacttaggaggccgaggcaggagaattgcttgaacactggaggcagaggttgcagtgagctgagatcgtgccactgcactccagcctgggcaacagagtgagactccatctcaaaaaaaatatattgttaaaatgatcaactttatgttaaatgcattttaccacaataaaagcaAAGGTCACAGGCCGACCTCATGAGTGCCCTGGAGGTGCTGTTACCCCTGGGATGGAagctcattcttttcttttttttgagacagagtctggcgctgtcgcccaggctggagtgcagtggcacgatctcagctcactcctagctccgcctcccgggttcaccccattctcctgcctcagcctcctgagtagctgggactacaggcgcccgccacagtgctcggctaattttttgtgtttttagtagaaatgggatttcaccgtgttagccaggatggtctccatctcctcaccttgtaattcgcccgcctcagcctcccaaagtgctgggattataagagtgagccactgcgcccggccggaagcTCATGATTTTCAAATGTTCTATATACATGGGGGTCTCTATTCCCGGATATTTGCTTAAAAATctcttggggccgggcgcggtggctcaagcctgtaatcccagcactttgggaggccgagacgggcggatcacgaggtcaggagatcgagaccaacctggctaacacggtgaaaccccgtctctactaaaaatacaagaaaattagctgggcgaggtggtgggggcctgtagtcccagctactcgggaggctgaggcaggagaatggcgtgaacccagcggggcaaagcttgcagtgagccgagatcgcgccactgcactccagcctggggcacagagcaagactccgtctcaaaaaaaaaaaaaaaaaaaaaactcttggaTCAgacatttcttcagtttttcttataattatcAATATCTAGTTTGTTTCCATAGTAGTTCAATCTGCTAAGTAAAAAGCTTGATGCTAAATCTTGTCAAAGACATTACAGATCCCCATAAATCATCTGGGAAACCACAGCTTTCATGTTTTGAGCATAAGCTCCTGGGGCTGGTGCTATAACCCCTGTCCCGACTCTTCTGAGTTTCAAGGGCCCAGGAGGGCCGGGCTGGGCACCCAGCAGGTGGAGTCATCCCCACAGGGCACCCCGACCAAGGGCAGAGCTGGCTCCACTGCAGGGTCGATCCTGGGCTCTGGGTCGTGCACGTGTCCTGTTGACACCCAGAGGACAGGACGTGCGAGTGACTCGTGAGATTGGGCCTCCCTTGCTGAAAACTTCCCTGGTGGCTGACAGTTGCTTGGACATGCAGTGGCCCTACCTTTTTCCGTCAGGCCCCAGCAGCCCCTCTGTGTAGAGGTGAGACAGGCCAGGCTGCAGCTTCTCGATGAGACGCCCCAAAGCAGAGAAGTACCCCGAGCAGAGACGTGGCAGCCCAGCAGCACCCTGGGCACAATCGCAGCCctgcctcttccttctccttcttgttCCCTCCTTTGGTCCCAGGAGGAAGACGCTCATCTCCCCGCATGAGAGGCTGAGTGTAGGCGTCTGGACAGGGGCCAGTCCCACACGGCTACTGACTCCGGACCACAAAGAAGCTGGAAGCCACAGCTCCACCTCTGCAGCCAATTGCTGGGACAGTCAGGGCTTGATTTCTCTGTGTTCTGCCCCCACTTCCAACTCAGGACCAACCAGAGGACGCCAAACATGTCCTCTCACCAACCACCGGACACCTCACTCTCCATCAGCCGCCCCTGCCTTCCccacaacaccaccaccaccctaaTCGGTGGACCTGTGCCCCGCCCCCTGCCTGCCGATCTCAGAGTGGGGCGCTCCCAAGCTCTGAACTCAGAGCCTGGCCTTGCTCTCGTCTGGGTGGTCTTTATTTATCTCTACATTCATCTGCTTAGGCAGTAAACATGTAATGGGCTGGCTGTTTACTCGTTATTTATTTGTGATCGACCATGTGCCAGGCGCCGTGGCAGGCTCGGCGGGGAAGGAGGCTGTGCCCTGGTGTCAACTTGGCGCTCTCCGTCCAGTGTGAGAGCTGGGCCTGGCAACAAACACACTGTGCAGAGTGTGGTGGGTGTCGTTAGGGGCACAACGGAGGTGCCAGGGGGACAACGGAGGTGCCAGGGGCACAACGGAGGTGCCAGGGGGACAACGGAAGTGCCAGGGGGACAACGGAGGTGCCAGGGGGACAACACGCAGCAGGATGTCAGGGAGGCTTCCCAGAGACACCAGCACGACACCTGCTGCCAGGAGCCTGGTCCAGTGGGGATGGGAAAGCAGGAGAGCATCAAGCACGGGGAGGAGGGGTGGGCACAGCCCAGTGTCTGGGGAGCGGAGGCAGGGAAGGTGGAGAGGGCAGGGACAGCCCAGGGGGACACTAGAGAGGGTGGGGAGGTGCCAGCCCTGGAGCTCCAGTGCCAGTCATGCTGCCCTTTTGAATGCTGAGGCCATTAAAGGGGTCTCGGGTGAGAACCACAGGTAGGATTTGGAAGCTCCTGGGTGCGTGGTGGCGTCTGTAATGGGCAGGAAGAGGCTGGAAGTGAGAGGACCCACACCATAGTGTGCATGCCCAGCCAGAAgggaaaggaggctgaggcagggctggggggacgaggagcagagagagaggcaggaaagagCAGTGAGGATGCTGAGGGGTATGAATATGGGGAGTCAGGGTAGGGATTCAGAGTGAGCCCTGGCCTCTGGCAACAGGAACGAGGGGTACATGTACCCAGTCTAATGCAGCACCTCCACTGTTGACCACCAGAAAACAAAGCACCCAAAACTCAGTAGCCCAAAAACATGACTTGTGATGGTTGCTCTGTCTGTGGGTTGACTGTGCTCAGCTGGGCGGTTCTCACACGTGTTGCTCAGGCATCAGCTTTCAGGTAGCAGCTAGGCTGCCGAAAATTATCTGAAGACTCAACAGGGCTGTGTCCAAGATGGCTCCTTTACTCCTGCATCTGGCACCTGGAGGGACTGATGGGCTGGGAGCCCATCAACTCTTGTCCTCTTCACATGGCTCCCATGTGGCTTACAGAGGCTTCCTTACAACACGATGGCCCCAGGGTAGCTAGTGCCTTCCCCAGAGCAAGAGCCCCAGGAGGATCTGCAAGGCTGCTTCTGACCTACCCAGAGGTCACACAGCATCACCTCTACTGCATTCTATTGGCCAAAAGGGAGACCCAGAGACAGCTCAGGATCCATGTGGGAGGAAATAAATGGAGAACTACCTAAGCCAGGGCTGTGTGCCTGAGTTGTCAGTGGAAGCCAAAGAGTCAGCAAACATCCCCACCCAGGGGAAGCATGTAGGGTGGGAGGCAAAGTGAGGCAGggaaggatggggaggggagggcaggggagcaagctctttggagtgatgaaaatatccTAAATTTACATCATGGTGGAGTTTGCACAATCCTGCAATTATACTAATAACAATGAagatacactttatttttttatttttttatttttttttgagacggagtctcgctctgccgcccaggctggagtgcagtggccggatctcagctcactgcaagctccacctcccgagttcacgccattctcctgcctcagcctcccgagtagctgggactacaggcgcccgccatcttgcccggctagttttttgtattttttttagtagagacggggtttcaccgtgttcgccaggatggtcttgatctcctgacctcgtgatccacccgtctcggcctcccaaagtgctgggatgaagatacactttaaatgggtgaattgtatatgtgaattatatctcagatatgctataaaatttttttagagagaaaggctttaaacaaatgaaaacaaatctgttagtgtatagaaaatgtctagaacaggcaaatccatagaaacagaaagtagattagtgggaaacaacctaaatgtccgttgatggatgaatgatggataaAGCATGGTGTGTCCAGGCAACATAATActgttcagccttaaaaaagaagagactgCTGCCATATGCAACAACACGGGTGCCCCTTGAGGGCAGTATGCTGTGAGACAGGCcgggcacagaaacacaaatgctGCATGATCCCACTTGCATGAagaatctaaaataattaaacgtggccaggcgtggtggctcacacctgtcattccaacactttgggaggccagagagggtggatcatttgagtccaggagttcaagacatgggaaaccctgtctctacaaaacatacaaaaataagaaattagctgggtgtggtagtgcatgcctatagtcccagccactcgggagactgaggtgggaggattgcctgaatccaggaagcggaggttgcagtgagccaaggtggtaCCATTGCTCtctagtctaggtgacagagtgagactctgtctcaaaaaaaaaaaaaaaaagaaagaaagaaagaaagaaaatataactgatttttatatatttatattgtatcctgaaacctCTCTGAACTTAATAGTTCTAACAGTTTCCTGTGGATTCCTTAGGGTTTTCCTTATACAATATCATCTCATCTGCATATAGAGATGATCTTCTTTTGCAGGTTTTCTCAATTTGTCACCTACTTGTTATAActagaatttcaaaaatattgaatagaagtggcaagagagGACACTTTTGTCTTACTCCTGAGTGCAGGGAAAAAGCATTTATTCTCTTCACCATTCCAAATTATGTCAACCAGACCAggcggagtggctcacacctgtaatcccagcagcggCCAAGAGCCCTCTTTTAAGAGCCTTTAAGAAAGGCCATgctggctaggcgtggtggctcaggcctgtaatcccagcactttgggaagccgaagtgggtggatcacctgaggtctggagttcgagaccagcttgaccaacatggagaaaccctgtctctactgaaaatacaagattatccgggcatagtggtgcatacctgtaatcccagctacttggttggctgaggcaggagaatagcttgaacctgggaggtggaggttgcggtgagccaagatcacaccattttactccaccctgggcaacaagagcgaaactctgcctcaaaaaaaaacaaaaaacaaattatgtcaactgggcacagtggctcacacctataatcccagcagcactttgggaaagcaaggtgggaggatcgcttgagcccaggagttcaagaccagcgtgggtaacatagggagataaataaataattagccagacacagtgtctgatgcctgtagtctcagctactcaggagactg
This sequence is a window from Theropithecus gelada isolate Dixy chromosome 11, Tgel_1.0, whole genome shotgun sequence. Protein-coding genes within it:
- the LRCOL1 gene encoding leucine-rich colipase-like protein 1 isoform X3 → MSVFLLGPKEGTRRRRKRQGCDCAQGAAGLPRLCSGYFSALGRLIEKLQPGLSHLYTEGLLGPDGKRSTCPMAGPGWTMLLLLLLLPLGSLVGYGLQKQQMNLSHKPWAPSTDLPEPRQSGFVPETSQGTQV